CGTCAGTTTTATATTCACACATTTATGATCTTATCTGCCCTGCTCCTTTCAGGCGGGAATCAGCTTCTGCAGGCGTTACCCCCTGCCGGAAACATCGATTTCAATGAGAAATACAAACAATTGTTACAGGAAGCGAAATCCGCTCCTTCCAAAAACACCTTGAAAGAAATCGCGTTTGACGCGATCAACGCCAGCCAGTCTGCGATCCAATCAGGCGATTATACGTCCGCTGTGAAGATCGCTACTTTCGCCATTAAAGTCGGGAAAACTGCCGGCAGCAACCACGCCTTTACGCTGGCGAACAGTGTAAGACAACGCAGTGTAATGCTGTCGCTCGAATATCGTGATGTGGAAAAAGCGCATCAAACACTGCAGGAAAATCCCAACGACGCGAGCTCGGCATTCTTATATGGAAAGTTTGCCGCCTTAAAGTTGAACAACTGGAAAGAGGGACTATTCTGGCTTGCCAAAGGGGATGATGCGGAATATCAAACCCTGGCAAAGCAGGAAATCGCAAACTCAAATGATGCAGATGCGCTGCTGACAGTCGCCAATGGCTGGTATCAGTTAGCTGATCAAGAGAAAGGCTCAACAAAACAGGAACTGGAAATGCACGCGTATGACCTGTATAGTCAGGCATGGTCGCGCACTCTTGGCCCTGATCGAGCAGCACTGAATACCAGGTTAAACGAAATGCCCCTGCGGTATCTGAATCACATGCAGGAAGAAGATGTGGTTCATGGTGGATGGCCTTTCGGAAAAAATGGTGACGCGGGAAATGGCAAGGGACTGTTTACCGTCAATCAGCTTGAATTTCCCAATGGTCTGGGCATGGTTCCAGCAAGTAGAGGTTCCGCAAGCGTGTCTTACCAATTGGACGGTCAATTCAAAACTTTTGTGACCGGTGTAGCCCTCACGGACGATAATTATCAATTTGGCGGTACAGTTACATTTACGGTGCTGGGAGATAACCGGGTTCTCTGGAAATTCCCTCTGAAAGATCAAAAGGACGTGCAGTTCTGCAAAATTTCGGTCAGGAACATTAACAGACTGGAAATTCGAACTGAAACGAAATCGATTAATCGGGGTGCACACGCCGTCTGGCTTGATCCACACGTTCTGAAATAGAACCGAATTCAGTTTGAAAAGGAAATGATGAGTGGGAGCAGCCCCCGAT
The sequence above is a segment of the Gimesia algae genome. Coding sequences within it:
- a CDS encoding NPCBM/NEW2 domain-containing protein, which produces MLPQRRQFYIHTFMILSALLLSGGNQLLQALPPAGNIDFNEKYKQLLQEAKSAPSKNTLKEIAFDAINASQSAIQSGDYTSAVKIATFAIKVGKTAGSNHAFTLANSVRQRSVMLSLEYRDVEKAHQTLQENPNDASSAFLYGKFAALKLNNWKEGLFWLAKGDDAEYQTLAKQEIANSNDADALLTVANGWYQLADQEKGSTKQELEMHAYDLYSQAWSRTLGPDRAALNTRLNEMPLRYLNHMQEEDVVHGGWPFGKNGDAGNGKGLFTVNQLEFPNGLGMVPASRGSASVSYQLDGQFKTFVTGVALTDDNYQFGGTVTFTVLGDNRVLWKFPLKDQKDVQFCKISVRNINRLEIRTETKSINRGAHAVWLDPHVLK